A genomic region of Podarcis raffonei isolate rPodRaf1 chromosome 13, rPodRaf1.pri, whole genome shotgun sequence contains the following coding sequences:
- the MLX gene encoding max-like protein X isoform X2, which yields MAEPSSVSPESSWTARVDSTFSDNGLDPDDEDSDYQQEAYKEIYKDRRRRAHTQAEQKRRDAIKKGYDDLQSIVPTCQQQDFSIGSGKLSKAIVLQKTIDYIQFLHKEKKKQEEEVSTLRKDVMALKIMKINYEQIVKAHQDNPNEGKNQVSDQVKFNVFQGIMDSLFQSFNASISVTSFQELSACVFSWIEEHCKPQTLRDIVIGVLQQLKSQLY from the exons ATGGCGGAGCCGTCGAGCGTTTCTCCGGAGAGCTCCTGGACGGCCAGA GTTGACTCGACGTTTAGCGACAACGGGCTGGATCCTG ATGATGAAGACTCCGACTACCAGCAGGAAGCCTACAAAGAAATCTACAAGgaccgccgccgccgcgcccACACACAGGCTGAGCAGAAGCGGAGGGATGCCATCAAG AAAGGCTACGACGATTTGCAGTCGATTGTACCTACCTGCCAGCAGCAGGATTTCTCCATAGGCTCAGGGAAGTTAAGCAAGGCAATTGTGTTGCAGAAAA CCATTGACTATATCCAGTTCTTGCAcaaggaaaagaagaagcaggaggaagaggTCTCCACGCTCCGGAAAGATGTAATGGCCTTGAAAATCATGAAAAT AAACTACGAACAGATTGTCAAAGCTCACCAGGACAATCCTAATGAAGGGAAGAACCAGGTCTCCGACCAGGTGAAGTTCAACGTTTTCCAGGGTATCATGGATTCCTTGTTCCAGTCCTTCAACGCCTCCATCTCCGTGACAAGCTTTCAGGAGCTCTCGGCATGTGTCTTCAGCTGGATAGAAGAGCACTGCAAGCCACAG ACCCTACGGGACATTGTGATTGGCGTCCTGCAGCAACTGAAGAGCCAGCTCTACTGA
- the MLX gene encoding max-like protein X isoform X1, which yields MAEPSSVSPESSWTARVDSTFSDNGLDPALFVESRRKGSIVSRANSIGSTSASSVPNTDDEDSDYQQEAYKEIYKDRRRRAHTQAEQKRRDAIKKGYDDLQSIVPTCQQQDFSIGSGKLSKAIVLQKTIDYIQFLHKEKKKQEEEVSTLRKDVMALKIMKINYEQIVKAHQDNPNEGKNQVSDQVKFNVFQGIMDSLFQSFNASISVTSFQELSACVFSWIEEHCKPQTLRDIVIGVLQQLKSQLY from the exons ATGGCGGAGCCGTCGAGCGTTTCTCCGGAGAGCTCCTGGACGGCCAGA GTTGACTCGACGTTTAGCGACAACGGGCTGGATCCTG CACTCTTTGTGGAAAGCAGGAGGAAAGGGAGCATTGTATCAAGAGCAAACAGCATCGGCTCCACCAGTGCCTCTTCAGTACCCAACACAG ATGATGAAGACTCCGACTACCAGCAGGAAGCCTACAAAGAAATCTACAAGgaccgccgccgccgcgcccACACACAGGCTGAGCAGAAGCGGAGGGATGCCATCAAG AAAGGCTACGACGATTTGCAGTCGATTGTACCTACCTGCCAGCAGCAGGATTTCTCCATAGGCTCAGGGAAGTTAAGCAAGGCAATTGTGTTGCAGAAAA CCATTGACTATATCCAGTTCTTGCAcaaggaaaagaagaagcaggaggaagaggTCTCCACGCTCCGGAAAGATGTAATGGCCTTGAAAATCATGAAAAT AAACTACGAACAGATTGTCAAAGCTCACCAGGACAATCCTAATGAAGGGAAGAACCAGGTCTCCGACCAGGTGAAGTTCAACGTTTTCCAGGGTATCATGGATTCCTTGTTCCAGTCCTTCAACGCCTCCATCTCCGTGACAAGCTTTCAGGAGCTCTCGGCATGTGTCTTCAGCTGGATAGAAGAGCACTGCAAGCCACAG ACCCTACGGGACATTGTGATTGGCGTCCTGCAGCAACTGAAGAGCCAGCTCTACTGA